One Dermacentor andersoni chromosome 6, qqDerAnde1_hic_scaffold, whole genome shotgun sequence genomic window carries:
- the REPTOR-BP gene encoding cAMP-responsive element-binding protein-like 2 isoform X1, translating to MQMETAEYDVHYVKRESVEEEGHGGRRGRRSSGSSVGTSATGGGGRSSGSGSSGSKRGDMRAKLERSRQSARECRARKKLRYQYLEELVADREKAVLVLRHELDLYQQYFKEMDQGNIPQAVLEILEREHENEQQIPQE from the exons ATGCAGATGGAAACGGCCGAATACGACGTCCACTACGTTAAAAGG GAGAGTGTAGAGGAGGAGGGCCACGGCGGAAGACGGGGTCGGCGCAGCTCGGGCAGCTCTGTTGGCACTTCGGCGACTGGCGGAGGAGGGCGCAGCAgcggcagtggcagcagtggGAGCAAGAGGGGTGATATGCGAGCCAAGCTGGAGCGCAGCCGACAAAGTGCACGTGAGTGCCGAGCACGTAAGAAGCTGCGTTACCAGTACCTCGAGGAATTGGTGGCCGACCGGGAGAAGGCCGTGCTGGTGCTGCGCCACGAGCTCGATTTG TACCAACAGTACTTCAAAGAGATGGACCAAGGCAACATTCCCCAGGCTGTGCTCGAAATCCTAGAGAGAGAACACGAGAATGAGCAGCAAATCCCACAAGAATGA
- the REPTOR-BP gene encoding cAMP-responsive element-binding protein-like 2 isoform X2, whose protein sequence is MRAKLERSRQSARECRARKKLRYQYLEELVADREKAVLVLRHELDLYQQYFKEMDQGNIPQAVLEILEREHENEQQIPQE, encoded by the exons ATGCGAGCCAAGCTGGAGCGCAGCCGACAAAGTGCACGTGAGTGCCGAGCACGTAAGAAGCTGCGTTACCAGTACCTCGAGGAATTGGTGGCCGACCGGGAGAAGGCCGTGCTGGTGCTGCGCCACGAGCTCGATTTG TACCAACAGTACTTCAAAGAGATGGACCAAGGCAACATTCCCCAGGCTGTGCTCGAAATCCTAGAGAGAGAACACGAGAATGAGCAGCAAATCCCACAAGAATGA